The Nodosilinea sp. FACHB-141 genome has a segment encoding these proteins:
- a CDS encoding VCBS repeat-containing protein, protein MSFDFIRPRLSATIYDPAINPDPLAGGFLTYGQLPTFPIFVQAFPPSNISDITDVFEVAPLSRVTSSAGVRLNTRGTRLAISPGYNPTAYYLSDGATKIPTGRFLTPTANQGYAGFSNYSIDLGLENVDIFNFNLDSASLVPVNPSFLALNPDLGFSIEFDLAIAYEQSNPNRAGFSFTLISNDLSKGAEFGFKEAGANGDYIFIQNANFNAVNAGEKSTAALEISNKNQYRVTVKGDRYSLAVNNETLLTGLLRDYNFDPSSSNPPFPTAINPYETQNFLFFGDNTDQGYADFTLGKVTLNIPPLLPSFPDFNGDDTADIVWRNQAGGKVGLWLMNSTNFSSVDFISPEVDAAWDIKAVGNLNGDGSSDLVWQHKFSNQAAIWLMDGVNLLSGEVLENVGPDWKVVEAGDFNNDGKDDLLWRHGISGENAVWIMNGTKRISAELITPVADLNWEVGAVGDFFNDGNMDIFWRHRTAGTNVFWRMDGTTLIEGIETTAAPAEWQAQGAADFDQDGELDILWQNRTTGENAVWLMDGFTLYRGDLLTTVDPAAGWTSTV, encoded by the coding sequence CGGGTTTTTAACCTATGGTCAACTGCCAACCTTTCCGATTTTTGTGCAGGCGTTCCCGCCCAGCAACATCTCAGATATCACCGACGTTTTTGAGGTCGCACCTCTCAGCAGAGTCACTAGCAGTGCGGGGGTTCGACTCAACACTAGGGGAACGCGGCTGGCAATTTCGCCAGGCTACAATCCGACAGCCTACTATCTCTCAGACGGGGCGACTAAAATCCCCACCGGACGGTTTTTAACGCCTACCGCCAACCAGGGCTACGCTGGGTTTAGCAACTACAGCATCGATCTTGGTCTTGAAAATGTCGATATTTTTAACTTCAACCTTGACTCGGCCAGTCTGGTACCGGTTAATCCCTCATTTCTTGCCTTAAATCCAGATTTGGGTTTTAGCATCGAGTTTGATCTGGCCATTGCCTATGAGCAGAGCAATCCCAATAGAGCCGGGTTTAGCTTCACCCTAATTAGTAACGACCTCAGCAAAGGGGCCGAATTTGGCTTTAAAGAAGCTGGTGCTAATGGCGACTATATTTTCATTCAAAATGCAAACTTCAATGCGGTCAACGCAGGGGAGAAGAGCACAGCTGCTTTAGAAATCAGCAACAAAAACCAATACCGAGTTACTGTTAAAGGCGATCGCTATTCGCTAGCTGTAAATAACGAAACTCTGTTGACGGGGTTACTTCGCGACTATAACTTTGACCCATCTAGTAGCAATCCTCCCTTTCCTACTGCAATTAACCCCTACGAAACCCAGAATTTTCTTTTCTTTGGCGATAACACTGACCAAGGTTATGCTGACTTCACTCTAGGCAAAGTCACCCTCAATATTCCTCCCCTTTTACCCAGTTTTCCCGACTTTAACGGTGATGATACGGCCGATATTGTCTGGCGTAACCAGGCGGGAGGAAAAGTCGGTCTTTGGTTAATGAATAGCACTAACTTTTCCAGTGTAGATTTCATCAGCCCTGAAGTTGATGCGGCGTGGGATATCAAAGCTGTAGGTAATTTGAATGGTGACGGTAGTTCCGACCTAGTTTGGCAACACAAATTTTCTAACCAAGCCGCTATTTGGCTAATGGATGGGGTAAATCTTCTATCGGGTGAGGTATTAGAGAATGTTGGCCCAGACTGGAAGGTAGTTGAAGCCGGCGATTTTAATAACGATGGTAAGGACGACCTTTTATGGCGACATGGCATCTCCGGTGAAAATGCTGTCTGGATAATGAATGGTACTAAGCGCATCTCCGCCGAACTCATTACTCCCGTCGCTGACCTAAATTGGGAAGTAGGGGCGGTGGGAGATTTCTTCAACGACGGCAACATGGATATCTTTTGGCGGCACCGCACTGCGGGCACCAATGTGTTTTGGAGAATGGATGGTACTACCCTTATTGAGGGTATTGAAACCACCGCTGCCCCGGCTGAGTGGCAAGCTCAAGGCGCTGCTGACTTTGATCAGGATGGCGAATTAGATATTCTCTGGCAGAACCGCACCACGGGAGAAAATGCAGTCTGGCTAATGGACGGCTTCACCCTCTACCGTGGTGACCTATTGACTACCGTAGATCCTGCGGCAGGTTGGACATCTACGGTATAA
- the mfd gene encoding transcription-repair coupling factor — protein MAFSSITRALQRSPLAKELLAKLDQQGQLVLNGVARLPKGLVSSALALAQQRPLLVITATLEEAGRWATQLEAMGWDTVHFYPTSEASPYDPFDQESEMTWGQLQVLAELLALRAAGEASPLRKLAVVATERALQPHLPPVSALEPYCLRLELKQEINFKALGQRLATLGYERVTVVETEGQWAQRGDIIDVYPVASELPVRLELFGDELERLREFDPATQRSLDAIDHLVLTPTQYGPVIIEHLRSQGKLEGLLSEAAHEGLESGILPEGTRRWLGLAFSQPASLLDYLPENTLMAVDEVDQCQAHSDRWLEHVEDHWQEVRSQGDGGDAEEDSSTHPPIHPSTPYSLPKIHRPFLDTLSDAEIFPRVDLSEIAEANSGLNLSSRPVQAIPHQFGKLAETIRKECDRKYSVWLASAQPSRSVSLLQEHDCPAQFIPNPKDFNAIDKLHTQHVPVAVKYSGLAELEGFVLPTFRIVVVTDREFFGQHTLATGGYVRKRRRAASKQVDPNKMKPGDFVVHRSHGIGKFIKLESLVLNNETRDYLVIQYADGLLRVAADQVGSLSRYRAASGQAPVLNKMTSTAWEKTKGRAKKAIQKVAVDLLRLYAQRARMEGFSYPADMPWQQELEDSFPYQATPDQLKAVQDVKRDMESDRPMDRLVCGDVGFGKTEVALRAIFKAVTAGQQVALLAPTTILTQQHYHTLKERFAPYPIQVGLLNRFRSQQEKKDILQRLKTGELDVVVGTHQLLGKGVAFKSLGLLVVDEEQRFGVNQKERIKSLKTQVDVLTLSATPIPRTLYMALSGVREMSLITTPPPSRRPIKTHLSPHDPEAIRTAIRQELDRGGQVFYVVPRVEGIEEVSAKIREMVPAARIAIAHGQMDEGELESTMLTFSNGDAEVLLCTTIIESGLDIPRVNTILIEDAHRFGLSQLYQLRGRVGRAGIQAHAWLFYPKKSLTDKARQRLRAIQEFTQLGSGYQLAMRDMEIRGVGNLLGAEQSGQMDAIGFDLYMDMLEEEIAEIRGQDIPKVEDTQVDLNVTAFVPNDYIPDLEQKMGAYRSLAAANSKVELMQIAADLSDRYGPIPYATEQLVRMLQLKLVAKHAGFSRIKPEGKQHVVMETPMEEPAWKKISENLPSHLKTRFVYSGGRVVVRGLGVLKPEKQLESLTEWLGYLQGAVPEPLAI, from the coding sequence ATGGCCTTTTCTTCCATTACCCGTGCCCTGCAACGCTCTCCTTTAGCTAAGGAACTGCTGGCTAAGCTCGACCAGCAGGGCCAACTGGTGCTCAACGGCGTGGCTCGATTACCTAAGGGGCTGGTGTCCTCGGCCCTGGCCCTAGCTCAGCAGCGCCCCCTATTGGTGATCACCGCCACCCTAGAAGAAGCCGGACGCTGGGCTACCCAGCTCGAAGCTATGGGCTGGGACACGGTGCACTTTTACCCCACCTCCGAAGCCTCCCCCTACGACCCCTTTGATCAAGAGTCAGAAATGACTTGGGGACAGCTACAGGTCTTGGCAGAGCTGCTGGCCTTGCGGGCGGCCGGCGAAGCATCACCCTTGCGCAAGCTAGCGGTGGTGGCGACTGAACGGGCCTTGCAACCCCACCTGCCGCCGGTTTCTGCTTTGGAACCCTACTGCTTACGGCTAGAGCTGAAGCAGGAAATTAACTTCAAGGCGCTGGGGCAGCGGTTGGCCACTCTCGGCTATGAGCGCGTCACAGTGGTTGAAACCGAGGGCCAGTGGGCGCAGCGGGGCGACATTATCGACGTGTATCCGGTGGCGTCGGAGCTGCCGGTGCGGCTAGAACTATTTGGCGACGAGCTGGAGCGCCTGCGGGAATTTGACCCAGCCACCCAAAGATCCCTGGATGCCATTGACCACCTGGTGCTTACCCCCACTCAATATGGCCCGGTGATCATTGAGCATTTGCGATCGCAGGGCAAGCTGGAGGGACTGCTTTCTGAAGCTGCTCACGAAGGGCTAGAAAGTGGCATTCTCCCTGAAGGCACTCGTCGGTGGTTGGGCCTAGCCTTTTCCCAACCCGCCTCCCTGTTAGACTACCTACCCGAAAACACCCTGATGGCGGTGGACGAGGTCGATCAGTGTCAGGCCCATAGCGATCGCTGGCTAGAGCACGTCGAAGACCACTGGCAGGAGGTGAGGAGTCAAGGGGATGGGGGAGATGCGGAGGAGGACTCATCCACCCATCCACCCATCCACCCATCCACCCCCTACTCCCTCCCCAAAATTCATCGCCCCTTTCTCGACACCCTCAGCGATGCCGAAATTTTCCCGCGCGTTGATCTATCGGAAATCGCCGAGGCCAACAGCGGCTTAAACCTATCGAGCCGTCCGGTGCAGGCAATTCCGCACCAGTTTGGCAAGCTGGCGGAGACGATTCGCAAGGAGTGCGATCGCAAGTATTCTGTCTGGTTGGCCTCGGCCCAGCCCTCCCGCTCGGTATCTCTGCTGCAAGAGCACGACTGCCCAGCGCAGTTTATCCCTAACCCCAAAGATTTTAATGCGATCGACAAGCTGCATACCCAGCATGTCCCTGTGGCGGTCAAGTATTCAGGCTTGGCAGAATTAGAAGGTTTTGTGCTGCCTACCTTCCGCATTGTGGTGGTGACCGATCGCGAATTTTTTGGTCAGCACACCCTGGCAACAGGCGGCTACGTGCGCAAGCGGCGGCGGGCCGCCTCCAAACAGGTTGACCCCAACAAGATGAAGCCGGGGGATTTTGTCGTCCACCGCAGCCACGGCATCGGCAAATTCATCAAGCTCGAAAGCCTGGTGCTCAACAACGAAACCCGCGACTATCTAGTGATTCAGTACGCCGATGGGCTGCTGCGGGTGGCCGCTGACCAGGTGGGCTCTCTCTCCCGCTACCGAGCCGCCAGCGGCCAGGCCCCGGTGCTCAACAAAATGACCAGCACCGCCTGGGAGAAAACCAAGGGTCGGGCCAAGAAAGCGATCCAAAAAGTGGCGGTGGATCTGCTCAGGCTTTACGCCCAGCGGGCCAGGATGGAGGGATTTTCTTACCCCGCCGATATGCCCTGGCAGCAAGAGCTGGAAGACTCCTTCCCCTACCAGGCCACCCCTGATCAACTCAAGGCCGTGCAGGATGTCAAGCGCGATATGGAGAGCGATCGCCCCATGGATCGCCTGGTCTGTGGCGATGTGGGCTTTGGCAAAACCGAGGTCGCCCTGCGGGCCATCTTCAAAGCCGTCACCGCTGGGCAGCAGGTAGCCCTGCTAGCCCCCACCACTATCCTCACCCAGCAGCACTACCACACCCTCAAAGAGCGCTTCGCCCCTTACCCGATTCAGGTGGGGCTGCTCAACCGCTTCCGCAGTCAGCAGGAGAAAAAAGACATTTTGCAACGGCTCAAGACCGGCGAACTGGACGTGGTGGTGGGCACCCACCAGCTGCTCGGCAAAGGCGTCGCCTTCAAAAGCCTCGGCCTGCTGGTGGTAGACGAAGAACAGCGCTTTGGCGTCAACCAAAAAGAGCGAATCAAATCCCTCAAAACCCAGGTGGATGTGCTCACCCTCAGCGCCACCCCTATCCCCCGCACCCTCTACATGGCCCTGTCTGGGGTGCGCGAAATGAGCCTGATCACTACGCCGCCGCCCTCGCGCCGCCCGATTAAAACTCACCTGTCGCCCCACGACCCCGAAGCGATCCGCACGGCTATTCGCCAGGAGCTCGATCGCGGCGGCCAGGTGTTCTACGTGGTGCCTCGGGTTGAGGGCATTGAAGAGGTCTCCGCCAAAATTCGGGAGATGGTGCCAGCGGCGAGAATTGCGATCGCCCACGGCCAAATGGACGAAGGCGAACTCGAGTCGACTATGCTCACCTTTAGCAACGGCGATGCCGAAGTGCTGCTCTGCACCACCATCATTGAGTCGGGGCTGGATATCCCCCGCGTCAACACCATTTTGATCGAAGACGCCCACCGTTTTGGCCTCTCCCAGCTCTATCAGCTGCGGGGAAGAGTCGGGCGGGCGGGTATTCAGGCTCACGCCTGGCTGTTTTACCCCAAAAAATCCCTCACCGACAAAGCTCGCCAGCGCCTCCGCGCCATCCAAGAATTTACCCAGCTTGGCTCCGGCTACCAGCTAGCCATGCGCGACATGGAAATTCGCGGTGTCGGCAACCTGCTGGGGGCCGAGCAGTCGGGCCAGATGGATGCGATCGGCTTTGACCTCTATATGGACATGCTCGAAGAAGAAATCGCCGAAATTCGCGGTCAAGACATTCCCAAAGTGGAAGACACTCAGGTCGATCTCAACGTCACTGCCTTTGTGCCCAACGACTATATCCCCGATCTAGAGCAGAAGATGGGAGCCTACCGCTCCCTAGCTGCGGCCAACAGCAAGGTAGAGCTGATGCAGATTGCGGCGGATTTGAGCGATCGCTACGGCCCCATTCCCTACGCGACCGAGCAACTCGTGCGCATGCTGCAACTCAAGCTGGTGGCCAAGCACGCTGGTTTCTCGCGCATCAAGCCCGAGGGCAAGCAGCACGTGGTGATGGAAACCCCAATGGAAGAGCCCGCCTGGAAGAAGATCAGCGAGAATTTGCCCAGTCACCTAAAAACGCGCTTTGTCTACAGCGGCGGCAGGGTCGTGGTGCGCGGGCTGGGAGTGCTCAAGCCCGAAAAGCAGCTGGAGAGCCTGACCGAATGGTTGGGATACTTGCAGGGGGCAGTTCCAGAGCCGCTAGCTATCTAA
- a CDS encoding phosphoribosyltransferase has translation MLFKNRVDAGQRLANLLQPYANRPDVTVVALPRGGVPVAAEVANALSAPLDILIVRKLGIPGFRETAMGSIASGNFLYFNQDLIRRLAITPEEIDVVVQHEQEELRRREQVYRDDLTPLDLRDRIVILVDDGLATGATIQVAIEAVKQQRPRKLIVAVPVADREVCDSVGTAVDRIICAETPQPFYAVGLWYEEFAQTSDDEVRSLLNQGKHRSLETVSHPQ, from the coding sequence ATGCTTTTTAAGAATAGAGTTGATGCTGGGCAACGGCTAGCCAATCTCCTACAACCCTATGCCAATCGGCCTGATGTAACTGTCGTCGCGCTACCCCGAGGTGGCGTACCGGTTGCGGCCGAAGTCGCCAATGCCCTTAGTGCTCCCCTAGATATACTAATTGTTCGAAAGCTAGGTATACCGGGGTTTAGGGAGACCGCCATGGGGTCGATCGCCTCGGGCAATTTTTTATATTTCAATCAAGATTTAATCCGGCGTTTGGCTATTACGCCTGAGGAAATTGATGTCGTAGTGCAGCACGAACAGGAGGAATTGCGGCGACGAGAGCAAGTCTATCGCGATGATCTTACTCCCCTAGATCTCCGCGATCGCATCGTTATTTTGGTTGACGATGGCCTAGCCACTGGGGCAACCATTCAGGTTGCCATTGAAGCCGTCAAGCAGCAGCGCCCTAGAAAATTGATTGTGGCCGTCCCAGTAGCGGACCGCGAGGTTTGCGACTCAGTTGGAACCGCCGTTGATCGCATCATCTGTGCCGAGACTCCCCAACCGTTCTATGCGGTGGGGCTTTGGTATGAGGAATTCGCTCAAACCTCCGACGACGAGGTGCGATCGCTTCTGAACCAGGGCAAACACCGTTCCCTAGAGACTGTCAGCCACCCTCAATAA
- the msrB gene encoding peptide-methionine (R)-S-oxide reductase MsrB — MATTDEQFTVNKTEQEWRDQLTPEQFRVLRKHGTERAGSSPLDKVYEPGTYNCSGCGTPLFTSDTKFNSGTGWPSFYAPIEGAIATTTDRSFFMTRVEVHCANCGGHLGHVFPDGPAPTGQRYCMNGVSLEFVPKSA, encoded by the coding sequence ATGGCTACTACCGACGAACAGTTTACCGTCAACAAAACCGAGCAAGAATGGCGTGACCAGCTCACCCCTGAGCAGTTTCGCGTACTGCGCAAGCACGGCACCGAGCGGGCCGGTTCTAGCCCCCTCGACAAGGTCTATGAGCCCGGTACCTACAACTGCTCGGGTTGCGGCACTCCCCTCTTTACCTCTGACACCAAGTTCAACAGCGGCACCGGCTGGCCCAGCTTCTATGCACCCATCGAGGGCGCTATTGCTACCACCACCGATCGCTCCTTCTTCATGACCCGAGTCGAAGTGCACTGTGCCAACTGCGGTGGTCACCTAGGCCACGTCTTCCCCGATGGGCCTGCCCCCACTGGTCAGCGCTACTGCATGAATGGGGTATCCCTGGAGTTCGTACCCAAGTCGGCCTAG
- a CDS encoding DUF4336 domain-containing protein gives MSAVTSVSSIRRARAWPFWPLVPLYPYGQRPTQRVEVVKDQVWTFEQFQGIFYVVVPIRMTVVRLEPAGLLVYSPVAPTPECVALVRELEERYGPVKYIVMSTVTGIEHKVFVGPFARQFPQAQVYVTPNQWSFPLNLPLPWLGLPRDRTHILPAESAQAPFADQVDYALLPPIDLGLGPFGETACFHRASRTLLLTDAIVAIPAEPPAIVQIDPFPLLFHARDKATDAIVDTPENRRKGWQRIALFAFYFCPSTLDVAPTGEMWREAKQAPVRSRQHYFGLYPFRWRSDWRKSFEALHNGGQLQVAPILKTLIFNRGPEAVLDWAKKVATWQFERIIPAHLEAPIAATPEQFLGAFDFLHLDPASEASAALPAADFELLQQIEAVLLSKGISRPRQSMLTTQGSKNEAL, from the coding sequence ATGTCAGCTGTTACCTCTGTCTCATCTATCCGCCGCGCCCGCGCTTGGCCCTTTTGGCCCCTAGTGCCCCTCTACCCCTACGGCCAGCGACCAACCCAGCGGGTGGAGGTGGTCAAAGACCAGGTGTGGACCTTTGAGCAGTTCCAGGGCATTTTCTACGTGGTCGTGCCGATTCGCATGACGGTGGTGCGGCTAGAGCCCGCCGGGCTGCTGGTGTATTCTCCAGTCGCCCCCACGCCGGAATGCGTGGCTCTAGTGCGTGAGCTAGAAGAGCGCTACGGCCCGGTGAAATACATTGTCATGTCGACGGTGACGGGCATTGAGCACAAGGTGTTTGTCGGTCCCTTTGCCCGTCAGTTTCCCCAGGCGCAGGTGTACGTAACGCCGAACCAGTGGAGTTTTCCGCTCAACTTGCCGCTGCCGTGGCTAGGGCTACCGCGCGATCGCACCCACATCCTCCCCGCCGAAAGTGCCCAGGCTCCCTTTGCTGACCAGGTTGACTACGCCCTGCTGCCCCCGATCGATCTGGGGCTAGGCCCCTTTGGCGAAACCGCCTGCTTTCATCGGGCCAGTCGCACCCTGCTGCTGACCGATGCGATCGTAGCCATCCCGGCGGAGCCGCCGGCGATCGTGCAGATCGACCCCTTCCCCCTGCTATTTCACGCTAGAGATAAGGCTACCGATGCGATCGTCGATACGCCTGAGAATCGCCGCAAAGGTTGGCAACGAATTGCCCTATTTGCCTTTTACTTTTGCCCCAGCACCCTAGATGTGGCCCCGACGGGGGAAATGTGGCGAGAGGCAAAGCAGGCCCCGGTGCGATCGCGCCAGCACTACTTCGGCCTCTATCCCTTTCGCTGGCGGTCTGACTGGCGCAAATCCTTTGAGGCGCTGCACAATGGCGGGCAGCTTCAGGTAGCGCCAATTCTCAAAACCTTAATTTTTAATCGAGGACCAGAAGCAGTTTTAGATTGGGCAAAAAAAGTCGCCACCTGGCAGTTTGAGCGCATCATTCCGGCTCACCTAGAGGCTCCCATCGCCGCCACCCCAGAGCAGTTTTTAGGGGCGTTTGACTTTTTGCACCTTGACCCAGCCTCTGAAGCCAGCGCCGCTTTGCCCGCAGCCGATTTTGAACTGCTACAGCAAATCGAAGCGGTGTTGCTTAGCAAGGGCATTTCTCGACCGCGCCAGTCGATGTTGACCACCCAGGGCAGCAAAAACGAGGCCCTCTAG
- a CDS encoding CPXCG motif-containing cysteine-rich protein, which translates to MESTAEYTCAFCGEISTTFVDLSAGLTQSYIEDCQVCCRPNQFYVTVDDVSLAIEIATDYVE; encoded by the coding sequence ATGGAATCTACCGCCGAGTATACCTGCGCCTTTTGCGGCGAGATCAGTACCACCTTTGTCGATCTCTCGGCCGGGCTTACCCAGTCGTACATCGAAGACTGCCAGGTCTGCTGCCGCCCCAATCAGTTCTATGTCACGGTGGATGATGTCTCGTTGGCGATCGAAATTGCTACTGACTATGTCGAGTAA
- a CDS encoding DUF2721 domain-containing protein: protein MELTTPALLFPAISLLLLAYTNRFLVLAQLIRQLHSSERDYFQSLVQRQIANLRQRIALIRLMQALGVSSFIVCTLSMLGLFLEQQQLAEVLFGLSLLLLVASLLTSLYEIAISTRAIEAELADIDAKSRYPKV from the coding sequence ATGGAACTAACTACCCCAGCGCTGCTATTCCCTGCAATTTCGCTGCTGCTGCTGGCCTATACCAACCGCTTTTTGGTGTTGGCTCAACTGATTCGTCAGCTCCACAGCTCTGAGCGCGACTACTTCCAAAGCCTGGTGCAGCGCCAGATCGCTAACCTGCGCCAGCGGATTGCCCTCATTCGCCTGATGCAGGCTCTAGGGGTTTCAAGCTTTATTGTCTGCACGCTATCGATGCTGGGGCTATTTTTGGAGCAACAGCAGCTGGCGGAAGTGCTGTTTGGCCTCAGCCTGCTTTTGCTGGTAGCTTCGCTGCTGACGTCGCTCTACGAAATTGCCATTAGCACTCGAGCGATCGAGGCCGAGCTGGCCGACATCGATGCAAAATCTCGCTATCCCAAAGTCTAG
- a CDS encoding phosphoribulokinase, whose product MISKPGKVVLIGVAGDSGCGKSTFLRRLSDLFGAELMTVICLDDYHSLDRKQRKEAGVTALDPKANNFDLMYEQIKALKEGKSIDKPIYNHETGELDPPERVDPNRIIVIEGLHPLYDERVRDLIDFSVYLDISDEVKIAWKIQRDMAERGHTYEDVLASINARRPDFEAYIDIQKQYADVVIQILPTQLIPNDEEKKVLRVRLMQREGIEGFDPVYLFDEGSTIDWIPCGRKLTCSYPGIRMHYGPDSYYGHEVSVLEVDGQFDRLEELIYIESHLSNTSTKYYGEMTELLLKHREYPGSTNGSGLFQVLVGLKMRATYERLIAADREVAATAQA is encoded by the coding sequence ATGATTAGCAAGCCAGGTAAGGTAGTTCTAATCGGTGTCGCCGGTGACTCTGGATGCGGTAAATCGACATTTCTGCGGCGCTTGAGTGATCTGTTTGGCGCTGAACTCATGACCGTCATCTGCCTAGATGACTACCATAGCCTCGATCGCAAGCAGCGCAAAGAAGCCGGGGTGACCGCCCTCGATCCTAAAGCCAACAACTTTGATCTGATGTACGAACAGATCAAAGCCCTGAAAGAAGGCAAGAGCATTGACAAGCCGATCTACAACCACGAAACCGGTGAGCTCGATCCCCCCGAGCGGGTTGACCCCAACCGCATCATCGTCATTGAAGGCCTGCACCCCCTCTACGACGAGCGCGTGCGCGACCTGATCGACTTCAGCGTTTACCTCGACATCAGCGACGAAGTCAAAATCGCCTGGAAGATTCAGCGAGACATGGCCGAGCGTGGTCACACCTACGAAGACGTGCTGGCTTCTATCAACGCCCGCCGTCCCGACTTTGAGGCCTACATCGACATTCAAAAGCAGTATGCCGATGTGGTGATTCAAATTCTGCCCACCCAGCTCATCCCCAACGACGAAGAGAAGAAGGTGCTGCGGGTGCGCCTCATGCAGCGGGAAGGCATCGAAGGCTTCGACCCCGTTTACCTCTTTGACGAAGGCTCCACCATCGACTGGATCCCCTGCGGGCGGAAGCTCACCTGCTCCTACCCCGGCATTCGCATGCACTACGGCCCTGACTCCTACTACGGGCACGAGGTGTCGGTGCTAGAGGTAGACGGCCAGTTCGATCGCCTCGAAGAGCTGATCTACATCGAGAGCCACCTCAGCAACACCTCTACCAAGTACTACGGTGAAATGACTGAGCTGCTGCTCAAACACCGCGAGTACCCCGGTTCGACCAACGGCAGTGGTCTATTCCAGGTGCTGGTGGGTCTGAAGATGCGCGCTACCTACGAGCGCCTAATCGCCGCCGATCGCGAAGTGGCAGCTACGGCCCAAGCGTAA
- the petH gene encoding ferredoxin--NADP reductase translates to MYNPSVSGGNASTEAGSRLFLYEVQGLRQSAENDQMANPIRKSGSVFITVPYTRMNQEMQRITRMGGKIVSIRPIEEVGTASNAVPTPITAPVVASAEAVAPAETAPTQTNHKSMTQAEPKVAAASVPVNLYKPNSPYVGKVLSNEPLVREGGTGIVQHITFDLSEGNLHYVEGQSIGIIPDGTDDKGKPHKLRLYSIASTRHGDNMDDKTVSLCVRQLEYKHPESGETVYGTCSTFLCGIEPGAGVKITGPVGKEMLLPDDPEATIIMLATGTGIAPFRAYLWRMFKEAERKKNPDYQFKGLAWLIFGVAYSGNVLYKEELEQMQEQYPDNLKLTYAISREQQNAEGGRMYIQHRVGEHAAELWELMQKPNTHTYMCGLKGMEDGIDSAMAAEASKHSVDWVEFRKQMKKEHRWHVETY, encoded by the coding sequence ATGTACAATCCAAGTGTGAGCGGCGGCAACGCCAGTACTGAGGCCGGAAGCCGCTTGTTTCTATATGAGGTGCAGGGTCTGCGCCAGAGCGCAGAGAACGATCAGATGGCTAACCCCATTCGCAAGAGTGGCAGCGTCTTCATTACGGTGCCCTACACCCGTATGAATCAGGAGATGCAGCGGATCACCCGCATGGGCGGCAAGATTGTGAGCATTCGCCCCATTGAAGAGGTGGGAACTGCTAGCAATGCTGTGCCTACGCCGATCACTGCGCCTGTGGTTGCGTCCGCCGAAGCTGTTGCCCCAGCTGAGACCGCGCCCACCCAAACCAACCATAAGTCCATGACTCAAGCTGAGCCCAAGGTCGCTGCTGCCAGCGTGCCTGTTAACCTCTACAAGCCCAACAGCCCCTACGTCGGCAAGGTGTTGTCGAATGAGCCCCTGGTTCGAGAAGGCGGGACGGGTATTGTGCAACACATTACCTTCGACCTGTCTGAGGGCAACCTGCACTATGTGGAAGGCCAGAGTATTGGCATCATTCCCGATGGCACCGACGACAAGGGCAAGCCCCACAAGCTGCGCCTGTACTCCATTGCCTCGACTCGTCACGGCGACAACATGGATGACAAAACCGTGTCGCTCTGCGTGCGTCAGCTAGAGTACAAGCACCCCGAGAGTGGTGAGACCGTCTATGGCACCTGCTCAACGTTTCTCTGTGGCATCGAGCCTGGGGCTGGTGTGAAGATCACTGGGCCAGTGGGCAAGGAAATGCTGCTGCCTGACGACCCTGAGGCCACCATCATCATGCTAGCGACGGGGACGGGAATCGCCCCCTTCCGTGCTTACCTGTGGCGCATGTTTAAGGAAGCCGAGCGCAAGAAGAACCCCGACTATCAGTTCAAGGGCCTAGCTTGGCTGATCTTTGGGGTGGCCTACAGTGGCAACGTCCTCTACAAAGAGGAACTGGAGCAGATGCAGGAGCAGTACCCTGACAACTTGAAGCTCACCTACGCCATCAGCCGCGAGCAGCAAAATGCTGAGGGCGGTCGCATGTACATTCAGCACCGGGTGGGCGAGCACGCTGCCGAGCTGTGGGAGCTGATGCAAAAGCCCAATACCCACACCTACATGTGCGGTTTGAAGGGCATGGAAGACGGCATTGACTCAGCGATGGCAGCGGAAGCTAGCAAGCACAGCGTTGACTGGGTTGAGTTCCGCAAGCAGATGAAGAAAGAGCACCGCTGGCACGTTGAGACCTACTAA